Genomic segment of Streptomyces longhuiensis:
CGCTGCGGAAGCCCAGTCCTTTGTTGCCGATGCCCTCTCCCGGGCCCTTCCCGGAGAGCCCGACCTCGATGATCCGGCGGAAGTTGTCCTCGGTGAATCCGGCGCCTTCGTTTGCCACGTACAGCGTCGCGTGCCCCTCCTGCCCCGATGCCTGGCCATGGGACGACCCACGCAGGTCGAGCACGACCTGGATCCGGCCTCGCCCGCCGGGGCCCAGCGCGTCGTGCCCGTTTTGGATCAGCTCCACGAGGGCGCGGCCCGCGTACTCCTGGGCCATGCCCTCGCTCAACTCTTTGAGGCTCTCCGCGAACTGCCAGTCGGCCCCCGCCTGCCGGGCCAGCTCGATACGGCGCTTCGTGAGCGCAATGATGGTGTCGTCATGCACGGACGTGTCCCCCTGGGCTGCCGCTCACCCGGCGGCTTGGTGGGGAGATGGTGCCGAGGAGCGGCCAAGGGCGTATCGGTCGCTGATGAGATCCGGCCATTCCCGACGGCGTCGTGGGCACGGCTCCGGACACGTCACCGTGTGCAAGCGGGAGCGGTGGGAGTCGAGGCGCTCGGGGGGAATCGGCCGGAATCGGGTCGGGGCGCCGGGGATTGTGGGTGCCCGGTGGTATAGGCGCGTGATGTCTCATCCGCGACGACGAAGTGCCCTTTGAGATTCTTGCCCTCCGCCATCAGATCGCCGTCTTGGAGAGCGGAGGAAGGTGCCCAGGTGAGGGTGGTCCGCTGCGGTGCCGGGTCGATGGCCTCGTGGCGGAGGATCTCCCAGACGGTGGAGGCGGCGATCTTGATGCCGAGGGTGGCGAGTTCGCCGTGGATGCGCCGGTAGCCCCAGTTGCTGTTCTCGCGGGCCAGGCGCAGGACGAGGGCTAGGATGGAGCGGACGGTGCGGGGGCGCCCAGGCTGCTTGTTGCAGGAGGCTCTCGCGTGGCGCCGCGGAGCAGGTCGCGATGCCGTCGCAAGAAGGTGTCCGGACGGACGGGCAGCCGCAGCCGGCGCAGCACCGCACGGGGCAGCGGAGCCAAGAGCGCGGCGAGGACGACTCGGTCGCCGGGGCCTGAACTGAGTGGCGTCGTACCCCACACCCCCGCAGCTGGCTGGACCGTGGCTGCGGCCACGATTGCGACGCTGCTTCGGGGCTGCATCCGCTGGGGCAAGTAGCGATGCCCAGTGGGGGCGCGTAAGGTCCGGCGCCCCCACCTGCCCCGCCCAAGGTTCGGGTGAGGCAGGCCTGTTCACCCTATCGGGGGCCGGGCCGGTCAGCCGTCGGTTCCTGCGACGTTGCTGCCCCCGGTGCCGCCGCAAGGCGAATCCGTCGGCTGCTCCACGGGCGGCGCGCTGGACTCGGTCGGCACCTCGGTCGGCATGCCGGGATAGTTCGTGTCGCCCTCGGAGCGCATGCCCGCTCGGAAGCAGGACGGAGGCGACGTCGGCGGCTCGGTCGTCGGCGGACGGGATATCGGCGGCTGGCTCGTCGGCGGGCGGGACGTCGCCGGGGGACTCGTCGGCCCGGAGCTGCCACTGCCGCCGAACACAGCGAACGCGGCGATGACGACGTCAACGTCGACCAGGACGGCGCCGACGACCAGGGCCACCGTGCGCCTTCGAGGGGCTCGTGTCGGTCATGAGGATCGAGTTCCTTCCATACGGGGATGAGTCGCCGGACAGTGGCGGTCCCGCGCGCCTTGCGTCGCGTGCCGGCCGCTCACTTGTCCATCCGGACCGGCGGCGCGGGGACCTTCAGCGCGGGCGCCGGTGCCTTCGCCGCGGGTGCCTTGGGCTGCTGCGGGACGGGATTACGGGCACTGCTCCCGGCGTTACCGGTCCCGGCGGCCGCCCCCTGCCCGTGCCCGTACGCAAGGCACGTCGCGGGGTTCACGGTGCCCGCGGCGTACCCGGGGCAGCTCTGGCCGGAGCCGTGTCGTCGCCGTCGGCGTGGAGGGCCAGGAGCACGAACAGGAGGACCAGGCCGACCACCAGGACGCCGACGGCGGCGCACCCGATCCGGCGGGCGGCGCGGTCACTGAGCATGGTCGAGGGGAGGTTCGTCACAGCGTGGCCTTCCAGGCGCAGGAGTTGAGGCCGCGGATCGTGGAGGACGAGCGGGCCTTGCGTCGCGGCCCCCTGGCAGGTGACCTGGCGGGTGGCGGCCGCGTCCTACGATCGCTGGGTGAGTGAAGCGCTGCCGCGGATCCGTGTCGTGCTGGGCTCCTTGGGCAGCAGCCGCGACAACGCCGCGAGCAACACCCGGCTCCAACTCAGGTCGGCCGACCTGTCGTCGCAACACCGCAAGCTATGCCGCAGTACCAGGAGTTCGACGTCCTTCGCCGCACGGCCCCAGGCCGCGTGCCACTGCCGTGCCACATCGTGCGGTCAACCACGGTCAATGACGGCTTGGCGTAGTTGAGATGCGCCGTTCATTTGGACTGCCGCTACAGCTGGAGTGACACGGGCGCTTCCGCTTCGGATCAGGGCCGCCCTTCGGGCGATCTGACAGCGGAGGACGGCGAGTTGGTGCCGAAGTGCGAGAATCTCCGCGTTCTTCGTCGCCTCCGATCGCGCCAGCAACGCAATCCGCCCCAGGACCTCCAGGAAGATCAGGTACAGCAGTCGCAGAGCCATACTTCAGGATCTCGGCCTGCCTGGCCTCGACCACAAGGCCTAGGTCAGCAGCGGTGGCTGAGCTTCGGGCACTCACAGCCTGCATCCCACTCACGGCCTGTCAGGTTATTGACCGTGGTGACGGAGGATGCCTTCAATGTCGAGGAGCCATTGACGCAACGTCACATCACCGGGTGGAGTAATCCGCAGGCCGAGAATGTGAGTGGCTTCCTGCAGGTCGTCGTCGCTCGTGTTGACAGCGAGAAATCCGTCAACTTCCTGATCAACGGCCTCATGGTCTTCCCGCGACTCGATCGAGAGGTAGTCGTCGATCGCCTCTCCCCGGGACTGGTACTCAAGCGAGAAGTCCTGATGGAAGTAGGACGTCAGCAGGTGAGAGAGAGCTGGAAAGCGGTGCCGCCATTCCCACGAAGTCTGCGGGCGGAAGCCGGCCTTGGGCGCGGGGCGCTTCGCCAGGAAGATGCTCAGATGGTGCCGTACGGCACGCAGACACTCCTCAACGCCGACGCCCTTGGGGGGCTCGATGTGAGGCAGGAGGTCAACGTCGTCGGCGATCTCGTCGCTGAACAGACCGGTGGCGAGGAGGTCGTCGATCTCTCGCGCGGCGGCTTCCGCGCGCTCGGGTGCGAACGCTGCAGTACGCAAATAGGAACTCAGCGCGGTGCCGGGTGTCTCCAGAGTGTCGTCGAAGGTGTGCCCAGTCGATTCGTAAGCGCGGAGCAGGTCGCGCAGTTCGCGGAAACGGTCGGTTGGCGTCGGCGTCATGGGATGCCTGTCCGGTGTGGTGTTCATGGGGTGGTGGGGTAGGAGGTCAGGACTCGGTAGCCCAGCGCAGCGGTCGGATCCTTCTTCAGAACCACGGTTGCGCCGGTGACCCATTCTGGGGGCAGGCCGTTTCTGAAGTTGCTACGCGACAAGCTCAACCCCGTGGGCTCGCCAAGGTCGACGGTGAAGTCCTTCTTGCCTGCGGGCTTCCCGTTGTTCAGCCACTCCTCGATTTCCTTCTGGTGCTTGAGAACAACGGCGTGGGTGTGCTTCTGGGCAGAGGCCTGGTCGACATAGCGTGAAGCATCGTCCAGGTTCGCATCCCCGCGAAGGCGGGCCCGGAGATCCTGTGTGCTGACCTCGACATGCCGCTCCAGAGTGTGGGCGTGGCTCGTGGCGGTCCCCTTGCCTTCGTCGCCTGCCAGATCCGCTCCGTACTTCGGCCTATACGCGCCCTTGCGCTTGCTGCGAGGCCAGGCGTTGGGCTCCCCGTCCCCCTTGATGAGAAGGCCGAGGTCCTCCAGGCTCGTCGACCCGCCCCCAGGAAACGCGAGGGCGGGTTCGAAGGTGGGCATGCGAATGCCGCCGAGAAGTTCGGTCATTCCGCCAGCATTCTGCGCGGCGCGGTACGTGGCGCCCGCGCCGCCGAGAGCTCCGCCGGTGATGGCGCCGTAGAGCAGTGCCTGATGGGCCTCGTCGAGGTTGAGGCCCTTACTCTCTCCAGTAGCCATTGCGGCGGGCTGGGTGACGGCCAGGTCGACGGTGATCGATTCGATGCCCGCCATGGCCGCGGTGGCCAGAGTGGTGCCCGCGATGGTGGCGATCTCAGTTGAGACGGCCACGCCGAGGGTGGCGGCCAGGTCGACGATCGTCGCGGTGGCCGCGGCCGCGGCGGCTTCGGAGATGCCGGCGGTGAAGACAGCCAGCAGGGTTCCGGCGGCGATGGTCGCGCCGACGATCTCCAGCTCGTGTTCCAGACGCTTGACGGCGTGGTGGACGGCATCGGCGTACTGGTCGAGCGATTTCGCCATGTCGCGGGCGCCGTCGATCATGTCCTGGAGCCAGCCATGCCCGTCGTGGTAGTAGCGGCGCCAGTATGGGTCGTCGAAGGCGGATATCGCCTCGCCCTTGTTGTGCGTGATGATGCCGCGCGCCGACTTGTTCGCGGCGGCCGTGATGTCTTCGAGGTCATCGGCGAAGTCCCGCCAGGCCTTGGCTGCGTGGCGCAGACCGTCCTCATCGGCATCTGGCCACCACATGCCGGTCATGTCCTGGACGATCTTCTTCGCCTTGTCGGCGATGCTCACTGGTCGGTTCCGTGGCTGTTGTGCGGTGTGGCCTTGATCTTGCTGAACATCGAGCGGACAAGCTCTTCGTTGTCGATGTGGCCGTCCGCCATGTCCTTCATGGCGTCGTGGATGCTGGCCAGGCCGAGGGCCAGGATCTCGGCGGCGTGCTCCATCTTCTTCACGTTCGGGCCGTAGTGCCCGTGGAACTGCTTGCCCTGCTTGTCGTCCCCCCACGGTGAACCAGCTGCCGCCAGGCCCGTCTTGAGCTTGGTCAGTGCCTTTGTGAGGTCGGCGCTGTGCGTGTGGAAATGCGGAGCCGTCGCCTTCAGGTCGGCAATCTTGATGTCGAGTATCTCGGCGTCGCCGCCGCTACCCTGATCACTCATGGTGTCGCGCCCAGTCCCCTCCGTTGGCTCACCAGCGCAAAGACCTTAAATGGCTTGCAGGGTTCGCACTCGAGATCGCCGTCAAGCGACAGCAAAGTTCCGTTCAAGATTCCGCAGGGCACGCGGACGGGGGGATGTGGTGGGAGTGGCTGGGCTTCGCCGGCGACGACCCCTGCTCCCGCGACCCTCCGCCTCGATGCTTCGCGCGGTGTCTCCAACGCCAACATTCTCTTCGGGTGGCGTACATGCCGTAGTGACTCACAGCGGGCGTCGAGGGCTCCAGGCGATTGAACAGCGCTGGTTTGGAGGCGAAGACCCGCGGGGCCTGCGATGCGCGCGTACAGCAGGTAGAGGACATGAACTTTTCCCGGAAGAGCCCGAACTGCCTTTTTCAGTACGGCAGTTCCAATAACTGCGTAGCGCTGGTGCTGGCAGTTGTTCAATGTGACGCTTCGGGATTTGCGGGCTCGTGCAGGGATCGACCGCACCGCTGGGGGTCAAGGGGTCGCAGGTTCAAATCCTGTCGTCCCGACAGTTCGAACGTATCGAACGTCGCAGGTGAAGGGCCGTTTTCATAACGGCCCTTTTTCTGTTCCCGGGCCCGCTCCCTCCCAGTCCTCTTAACGGATTGCTCCTCGGGAGCGCTACGGGCCTCGGGTGGCTGCGGCCGGTGATGATGACTGGGGCGTCGGTGTCGTCGTCCAGGCCGGTGAAGCCGAGGTCTGGCCCTGAGGCCGACCTTCCGTGGTTGGGCGCTGATCCTATTTGTGGCGGGCGGCGGTGATCTAGCTGGAGCGTCCCGGCTTCGCCGCCGAACGCCCCAGGTTGCAGCGCTTGTCGGTCAGGGCGAGGGACAGCGGTGGTGCTTGCCCGGGTAGTTCGGCCGGCTTTCGTTCCCGATGTGTCTGCGCGTGCGCACGAGGGTGCTGTCGAGCAGCATGACGGCGCCACCGTTCCCGGCGATTTCCTTCAGAGCGCGGTCCAGGCGCGGAGAGCGGGCCGACAGCAGCTCGATGACTTTCAACAGCCACCCATGCGGGTCGCGTCATCGACACGCAGGGAATGGTCAGCCCCGAGGTCGCTTGGCTGGGGCCGACGGCTTTGCCGTCAGGGGTGAACGGCTCGGCAGGAAAGCGAAGAAGCGCTGTTCGCGCCGACCTCGCTCCGCTCCATCGTCCGGTGCGGGCCGCGTGGAAGACGGGTGAGGCAGTGGCCGTTCTCTGCGAAGGGGCCTGCGGCTTCGAGGTCCTGCGGTGCTGCAGGACCTCGCGCACATGCAGGAGCGGGGTCAGGACAGTTGACGCCAGGCGTGGGTGAGTGCGTTGCGTAGTTGGGCGGTTTCCGTCGGGGTGAGGCCGTCCGTCATTCGCCGCTCCAGTTCGCGTACAGGTTCCTCGTGGTCCGCAAGGAGCTGGCGGCCGAGCTCGGTCAAGCCGATGAGGAGTTCCCGCCGGTTGGTGGGATTGGCGCGGCGGACGACGTACCCGCAGGCTTCCAGGGTGCGGACCATGTCCGCCATGGACTGGGCGGTGACGAATGAGCTGCGCGCGAGCTGGGCGGCCGTCAGTCCGTCGTGCCGATGGAGCACGGTCAGTGCCGTGTACTGCAGCGCGGTCACGCCCGACGGCTTGAGCGCTTCGTCCAGCCGGGCCCGGACGACAAGTTCGGTGCGTTTGACCAGGTAGAGGAGAGAAGGAAGGTCCTTCTCCCCTTGGCGGGCCGTCGGTGTGACTGCTTTCGGCACGGCGTCCTCCCGGTGTTGCTGCTTTGAGGGATGCGCGTGGCATGCCCCGTGTAGAAGAGTCACCCTAGCCCATTGACAGGATTCCTGTTGATCGAAAAACTGGCGCTTGCCAGGAATTCTGTCAATGAAGGGTTGGTAGTCATGGACTTGATCGGGAAGGTCGCCGTCGTCACCGGCAGTGGACGCGGGCTGGGTCTCGCATATGCTCGGGCGCTCGCCGCGTCAGGAGCCTCCGTTGTCGTCAACGACGTGGAAGAGGAGGCGGTCGAGGCTGCGGTCAAGGCCGTGGAAGCGGCCGGCGGCAAGGCTGTCGGTGTGACGGCTGCCGTCGGTGACACCGGCGCGGCCGAACAGCTGGTCTCCGCGGCGGTGGAGCATTTCGGGCGGCTGGACGTCCTCGTCACCAATGCCGGCATCTTGCGCGACCGGGTGTTGTGGAAGATGACCGACGACGACTTCGACGACGTCGTGCGTGTTCATATGCGCGGCACCTTCACCTGTGCCCGAGCAGCAGCTGTGCGGATGCGTGAGCAGGGTGAGGGCGGACGCATCATTCTGATCGGCTCGCCTGCGGGGCAGCGCGGGAACTTCGGACAGACCAACTATGCGGCGGCCAAGGCGGGCATCGTGGCCATGGCGCGCACGTGGGCCATGGAACTGGCCCGGGCCCAGATCACCGTAAACGCCGTCGTCCCGGTCGCTGCCACCGAGATGACCAAGACCATTCCGGTCTTCGCGCCCGCCATCGAAGAGGCTGAACGTACCGGTGCGCCCCTGCCGGACTGGATGCGCAAGGACGAAGGACTCGGCACGGTCGACGATGTCACCGGGCTCGTCACCTTCCTCGCCTCCGACGCCTCCAGCGGTGTGACCGGCCAGGCCATCGGCGTCGGCGGAGACCGCCTCGCACTGTGGTCCCATCCCAACGAGAAGGCGGTGATGCTGCGTGACGGCGGCTGGTCCGCCGAGGAGATCGCCCATGACTGGGCCGGCGGCATCGGGGCGGAACCGGAGAGCTGCGGCATCCCCGCCCCCCAGCCGCCGA
This window contains:
- a CDS encoding contact-dependent growth inhibition system immunity protein, with the translated sequence MNTTPDRHPMTPTPTDRFRELRDLLRAYESTGHTFDDTLETPGTALSSYLRTAAFAPERAEAAAREIDDLLATGLFSDEIADDVDLLPHIEPPKGVGVEECLRAVRHHLSIFLAKRPAPKAGFRPQTSWEWRHRFPALSHLLTSYFHQDFSLEYQSRGEAIDDYLSIESREDHEAVDQEVDGFLAVNTSDDDLQEATHILGLRITPPGDVTLRQWLLDIEGILRHHGQ
- a CDS encoding RNase A-like domain-containing protein; this translates as MSIADKAKKIVQDMTGMWWPDADEDGLRHAAKAWRDFADDLEDITAAANKSARGIITHNKGEAISAFDDPYWRRYYHDGHGWLQDMIDGARDMAKSLDQYADAVHHAVKRLEHELEIVGATIAAGTLLAVFTAGISEAAAAAATATIVDLAATLGVAVSTEIATIAGTTLATAAMAGIESITVDLAVTQPAAMATGESKGLNLDEAHQALLYGAITGGALGGAGATYRAAQNAGGMTELLGGIRMPTFEPALAFPGGGSTSLEDLGLLIKGDGEPNAWPRSKRKGAYRPKYGADLAGDEGKGTATSHAHTLERHVEVSTQDLRARLRGDANLDDASRYVDQASAQKHTHAVVLKHQKEIEEWLNNGKPAGKKDFTVDLGEPTGLSLSRSNFRNGLPPEWVTGATVVLKKDPTAALGYRVLTSYPTTP
- a CDS encoding MarR family winged helix-turn-helix transcriptional regulator, with protein sequence MPKAVTPTARQGEKDLPSLLYLVKRTELVVRARLDEALKPSGVTALQYTALTVLHRHDGLTAAQLARSSFVTAQSMADMVRTLEACGYVVRRANPTNRRELLIGLTELGRQLLADHEEPVRELERRMTDGLTPTETAQLRNALTHAWRQLS
- a CDS encoding SDR family NAD(P)-dependent oxidoreductase, producing MDLIGKVAVVTGSGRGLGLAYARALAASGASVVVNDVEEEAVEAAVKAVEAAGGKAVGVTAAVGDTGAAEQLVSAAVEHFGRLDVLVTNAGILRDRVLWKMTDDDFDDVVRVHMRGTFTCARAAAVRMREQGEGGRIILIGSPAGQRGNFGQTNYAAAKAGIVAMARTWAMELARAQITVNAVVPVAATEMTKTIPVFAPAIEEAERTGAPLPDWMRKDEGLGTVDDVTGLVTFLASDASSGVTGQAIGVGGDRLALWSHPNEKAVMLRDGGWSAEEIAHDWAGGIGAEPESCGIPAPQPPTGA